The Amblyomma americanum isolate KBUSLIRL-KWMA chromosome 2, ASM5285725v1, whole genome shotgun sequence genome contains the following window.
TTgttatttggctatgtacacgacatatagtcaggcttaactgctcaaaaatcggcaaataatcgcAAAATTATGGCccagttgttactcaaacctcaacgtatgagtgagagtttgcaaattaaaagcgaatgccttcatgtatagcgagaaattgcgccgaagaacgcggcggcggtactgtatttggtccgaagcggcagtgcagggcaccgccatgtttgtttactagtgaacgctaactctccgcaacgctaaaagagattccgtaaagtgcccgcggaccggtaagtggcggtgCATGCGCAGACATCGCTTgtcgggcccggtaaacggtaacgtaaacacggtagcTATATGCTATAACTCTGTAATCGCTCGAACCTTGCTGGTGAGGCGGACGACCTCAATTCCTTAGCATATTTTgatgctagctggcgttattgttgttgcagcaataaatgcctgtttgtgtctgccaatgtgtcgttcctttgttcccttagagcaaggcccgccgtggacggccagcgctcagtagcgtgcgcgatcacggggtggggtctggcagtattgaactgtgtcagccgcgattcaGCGGGGAGAAACTATTTATTCCTCGATTAAAACCCTatatctggcagcccaacgtggggcctgctttTGCAGCATTGGTTGACTGTCTGTTCGGTTGGAGGAACGCTCTTTGTTTAGACTTGACAACTGCTGAgggaattttgatcgctaggccctgcggcatgctttcttgagtgtgAGTATCGTGCTTCAgtatgtttgaacttttcgacaggCTCAGCACGTTTTTGTCAAGTTTCCCTGGAATTTTTTCGCGAGAATCATTCGggccgcatcgagggagcgcgaggcctagcgcccacGGAGTttccgagcccgaagcgagtgagcaCGAAAGCCGCGTGGGTGGTTCAAGTTTCctgtatatatttttctctgctgtctctttttcgactatGGGAAGTGACGGCTCTGGGAGCCGGCTGGCCTGGGGCGACGGGTGCCGGTCCGatctcgctggtattgcagctcggcaccgggcacTCCAACAcagtccgatacggtgggcgccgaccgctcaggagctgcttcgtgcagtgaggggggtaggaccaccccacaaagctgatgtctcctcgcggctgcgcgcacgtaacCCGATTCGAgtctttgttgtgttcacggtcgtagtcggagtggtagttagacCTCAGggttttcggagctgcctgcgcCATGTCAGAAGGGACACGACCATCGGACCGTATTGTTGAGAGGGAACGCACTTTGCCGCCCGCCCGTTTTTTTGATAACCTCGCACAAAcggagcagtctcgttcaactcaagaaagtgTTTTGtccactcgaactttgcgtttgcacagccgcccgacacgttttgctagcgaggtgggcattgtgccacgaggcccttgcggacgcCGTTTACCCTCCAGTGACCTACGTTAAttcacgccgagagcgtttcggcaattttgcagatccgatGGAGCCATCCAGGCTTGCTGCCCGTTGCAAATCGTCTCGCTGCCGCCTGCTCCGACGGAGttgcctgtatcctgttcgccgcgtCCATCCGGGGCAGCCTTGGCGAGAAAAGAGAGCAGCCACCCCCGGCTGCCGTTCTGGCGACTGCTGCATGCAGAATCCTGGCCGACAGTTTCCGACCGGCCTTctcttcgcgggcctgcggacacggtagtacgcgggccatgcgagtcatcccagcggagaccttcacgccgccttcggaagaccgcggaagtctgcgtggacgctgtcggcgtgacatACGCTGCAGCACgggcctcaaggacatgaagaccaggagactcctacATAGCATGTACTTTaaggcgcttgtgtctatttaaggttggggggatgtggggacctgcgcTGTAGTCGCCTGTGTTTGCTTTTTTGCGAGgcacagtgcagcagcagcagcctcgacTCGAAGAGGAACAtattcccttgttagttaccttaactaacgagaGAGGGCAGAAGGCGGTTCGGccgggatcgtcggcgcgagcgggcGTGTCGCCCCCGGCTCGGCTCTTCGCCatcggggcgaggaagcggcgggaagactggctcccgtatctcgtcccatCCGGCCTCAgagtatatcccttgccctagcgcggacgaacattcgctcggaaccttgctggtgagtcggacgacctcgattcattagcatatgTAGTTGCTAGCTGGAGTTATTtatgctgtagcaataaatgcctttttgtgtcagccaatgtgtcgttcctttgtttcctcaGTGCAAGGCCCGCCATGGTCGGCAAGCGCTCGGTAGTGTACACAATCACGGGGTGcggtctggcggttttgaactgtgtcagacGCGGTTAAGCTGGGAGAAACTTTTTATCTCCCCACTTAAACCGCAGAATGTAAATGTATCTGCAAGACAAAAGAACTTCATATATCACCCTCGATGAACGTGCACCACATGGGTCATGATGTTTGATTGTGCAAGACTTCTAAATTTGTTTTAATGGATTTATCATCTTGCTAAGGTTACCAAGCTTCTCGGACGCGGATTGCACGACTCGGACGTTGTTGCGACTTCCGATAACGCAAAGTTTTGTGCGCGTTTATGCAACTCTCTGAATTTCGGGGCTACCCGCCGAGGAGATTAGTCTTCAAAAAGTTGAGCGGGCGAGCCAGCCTTATCtactcttccttttcttttcaccaAACCTATTTTTTCAATAAGTATTGCGATTCGACTGTCTTTGTCGGCCACTTATTTAGTTGTGTCGCAGGACACTGAGGTCGCAGTTTACCTATTCAGCTGCGGCGGGCCTTACGTCGAGCTCGTCGGCCCCGCCCCGGGCTCAGTGCAGGGATAATGTAGTGGACCCGGGCTAAAAGCCGCAGGGCTGGGCCGGTCTGGCTTAAATCTCTGACTCGATCGGGGCCAGGGTCGCGCCTTGGAATGCGACCCGTGCAGTGCTTTAATGCTTACTAGCCCTTGGTAGGTTACTGGTAACGCTGTATCGGAGAGAAACGCAATCAGAGTTGGCCATTCTTCTTATTTTTTGCAACATACGTTGGTTAAGTCGACTGGAAAGCGTCTGTAGTTTATTTATATGACAACCACTCATCGTTGTGTTTGCGTGTGGCGTTGGGTTTTATGACCCATAAGCATCTAAGGATTTCTTGCGCCAAACAGTGCGGCCGAGGAAATACACGACAAAATAAAATGGCAGTGGcctaacttggctaaccctggaattcagcgaaaagcaaggacgcttgctaagcgcctGAGGCTCGTCGATGGCATCCCCGCTACACGCTAGCGACAGCCGCTCTACTGTATATATGCCTACACgcccacgtggctatgacgtggtttcacacggtcttacgacacccctttcgaatgtcatcacgtggcttcacatcacctaaacggatgttcttaaggtcaaaggtcaatccGAAGGTCACCCAATCTTCAAAGTGAACTAAAGGTCATAGGTTAACGTCAGGGGTCATGGGCTCGACGCCATAATTGTACCGCACATGGTCATACCCTGCTATCCTATGTTGAGctgaaggtcgttgtgctgcccacccgaagactgctttatttagcgtagtgaagctttttgcttcactAAGGTGTAAAATTGTGTTCGTCTGCTCTCTTCGACACTGTACACAAGCGGTTATTAGTAAAACTACGTGGTTCTTACCTACAACGGGTGGTCGCAGTAGTAGCACTACTCCCACGCCGAATGACATCGCTCCTAGCATGTCAGGGAGCTTTTCCATACCAAAGTCCTTCACCAAGGCTGGGGTCATGAGCCCGGTCCTAGACCCGCATGTGGTCCCCACCAGCGCGGAAGAAATGAGCATCATGTGGAATGTCCCAAACCATGCGAGTAACTCGAACGCGACCCCTTGAATGAGAAATCCCAAGAGCATGACAGATTCGAGTGACAGAATTTTGGAATCTATGATGAAACCTGAAAGTGGCCTGAAGGCAAGGTCGCTGGCAGACAAAGCATGCAGCAGGTACACTGATTCCGAAGGGGCGATGCCGCGGTCATTCGCAAAATCTGTGGATAAGAGAACAAACATGGACATGCCAAGGGTCACTGCCGAGAAAGACGTGACGTTCACCCAGAAGGCGACTGTCATGAATAGCCTGAACAACTCCTTCAGTCTTGCGGCCACTCTCTTTATCCTGAACTGCAGAGAAGGAATATGATCTCGGTTGGTGCAGAATTCATCATCTACACTGCAACGAAAAGTTTTAGCTTCTCGAATCAATGGTTTGGAGCAATTCACGCGTGCCTGCATATCACTTGAAATCTCTACTGGTTTGCAAGTCGGGAGAGCATTTGCGGTGAGCTTAGTGCGAGGAATGCCGTTGGGAATTGGGGGGTTGTTCGAAGAATGGCTCGTTGAACTCCGCGACTTGCCGTGATTACGCAATGGCGGTGGATGTCTGAGAGCAATGGCGAAAGGAAAAGCGTTCATCAGGATGGCTCCGTAGAGGAGGAAGACTCCGCGAATGCCATACTGCGTGCGGAAGAATTCGAGAAGCGGGGGCAGAACAAAGGTGTTGATTCCGCCGGCGGTGAACATAAGGCTGCACGCCGTCGCTCTTCGCTTTTCAAAGTGCTGCGCCACGAGAACGTTGGCTCCGATAAAGAGGCCGGAGAGAGTGATGCCTGCAATAAAGAACACAGTAATGGGTTTCATCAGGCACCTGGGATGTAACTGAGTGATGACACCTATGTAGAGGGCGAGTAAACATAAGAAATGATTTTAAAAAGGGGTAGGAGAATGACGCAATAGCTTTAAAAGGTCCCTACGGTCACTCGGGGGTCCCCTGGCGCACCCTTTGGTAGGCATCGACACGCTTGTTGCCACGACATACTTCAATATTGCACATAATTGTTCACACTAAATGGTGACGCAGATTACTTTGAAGGTTTTAAGGTAAAGTTTAGCGAGGAAAGCCAGAAGAGAGCTGCATAACAGCTTGAGAGGTAAATCCTGACTTCCTCTTTACAGCGCAGCATTAACGGTAGCGGGTGTATGGCatcaaaggaaaagaaaagaaacataatAAGACCACGTGTGTTCAGCATAGAGAAAAATGAATATACGTGTGCcgcgtaaaaaaaaatatatttgtgattgaaaaaaaacaaaaagtgacAAAAACGAGCACAGTGTTCTGTAATGCAATCCGCCTACTGTGCGATGAGAGGTGCGTGTATACAGTCGTCCACGCAACTGTCTAGAGCGTTCGAACGGCGTGCTCTCTTGTACATTAATGGCAATCACTGAGGCCTCGTGGGCCCGATATAATTTTTAAAGACCTGAATAGGGAAACACGATGCATGGGAATACGCATGCGCGCTAATGTTTTGTTTTAAACCCTAGACGCCTCTTAAACGAAGCAAGGGTGCTGCCCTGTG
Protein-coding sequences here:
- the LOC144120588 gene encoding monocarboxylate transporter 12-like isoform X1, whose product is MSRTSSSKRCPAYGLDSRQSWVTAAFCGLLLFLGLATVRVSGVLLYGIVEAFGVTRQEASWPVTLNGSLLRFASPITGFLCRQYSCKAVLLVSSFVTGIATVVCYFAESLTFITVFYGIIHGITLSGLFIGANVLVAQHFEKRRATACSLMFTAGGINTFVLPPLLEFFRTQYGIRGVFLLYGAILMNAFPFAIALRHPPPLRNHGKSRSSTSHSSNNPPIPNGIPRTKLTANALPTCKPVEISSDMQARVNCSKPLIREAKTFRCSVDDEFCTNRDHIPSLQFRIKRVAARLKELFRLFMTVAFWVNVTSFSAVTLGMSMFVLLSTDFANDRGIAPSESVYLLHALSASDLAFRPLSGFIIDSKILSLESVMLLGFLIQGVAFELLAWFGTFHMMLISSALVGTTCGSRTGLMTPALVKDFGMEKLPDMLGAMSFGVGVVLLLRPPVVGKNHVVLLITACVQCRREQTNTILHLSEAKSFTTLNKAVFGWAAQRPSAQHRIAGYDHVRYNYGVEPMTPDVNL
- the LOC144120588 gene encoding monocarboxylate transporter 12-like isoform X2 encodes the protein MSRTSSSKRCPAYGLDSRQSWVTAAFCGLLLFLGLATVRVSGVLLYGIVEAFGVTRQEASWPVTLNGSLLRFASPITGFLCRQYSCKAVLLVSSFVTGIATVVCYFAESLTFITVFYGIIHGITLSGLFIGANVLVAQHFEKRRATACSLMFTAGGINTFVLPPLLEFFRTQYGIRGVFLLYGAILMNAFPFAIALRHPPPLRNHGKSRSSTSHSSNNPPIPNGIPRTKLTANALPTCKPVEISSDMQARVNCSKPLIREAKTFRCSVDDEFCTNRDHIPSLQFRIKRVAARLKELFRLFMTVAFWVNVTSFSAVTLGMSMFVLLSTDFANDRGIAPSESVYLLHALSASDLAFRPLSGFIIDSKILSLESVMLLGFLIQGVAFELLAWFGTFHMMLISSALVGTTCGSRTGLMTPALVKDFGMEKLPDMLGAMSFGVGVVLLLRPPVVGFFRDNLGSYSGLLHVMAVMNAVLLLVWALKVLQIMRKEALLKATYSELDGKDVVKDPQEQA